One genomic region from Streptomyces sp. NBC_01304 encodes:
- a CDS encoding DUF2399 domain-containing protein, whose protein sequence is MTCSLCADACSGADLAPLLAPELAWLWQAIAAAADRRGDEALTDGPAVTVSIPASPTQRAAAAGLISGQPLASGQRRRIDLGHLTTALTARGPALTPGAVAAHACGRRLAARARARTEHAASTDRLRTQLETTAACLPAHVRELVSPTSAFTRLRSSGWIARILNQPDPAALLAQAFQVAGRLPEPGHRIDRRTLVPGDPHALDGGPLPALVLALTQHSGTVPRLGWERLGVDFDDLIGGLIVTGVTPRGWHVPPGATLTLPPRELTNIAWAPPPKPDAWVFVTENPSVLAAASTQPSEDDRTPTPPRVICTAGTPSSAECAAIGALHHAGWRVAVRADFDQAGLAHMRALLAAAPQAVPWRMSAADYLATAPQGTLDLRLEASDAPWDVHLVPAMKARSAYTYEEDLLPALLADIAAGVPDTGLP, encoded by the coding sequence ATGACCTGCTCCCTGTGCGCCGATGCCTGCTCCGGCGCCGACCTCGCACCACTGCTTGCCCCCGAACTTGCCTGGCTGTGGCAGGCAATCGCGGCGGCCGCCGACCGGCGCGGCGACGAAGCCCTCACCGACGGCCCCGCAGTCACCGTCAGCATTCCCGCCTCACCGACCCAGCGCGCCGCCGCGGCAGGCCTGATCAGCGGACAACCACTGGCATCGGGCCAGCGCCGGCGGATCGACCTGGGCCACCTCACAACAGCCCTGACCGCCCGCGGGCCGGCACTCACCCCCGGCGCCGTCGCCGCCCATGCCTGCGGCCGACGCCTCGCGGCAAGAGCCCGAGCCCGCACCGAACACGCTGCCTCCACCGACCGGCTCCGCACCCAACTGGAGACCACAGCAGCCTGCTTGCCTGCGCACGTCCGCGAACTCGTGAGCCCGACCTCGGCCTTCACCCGGCTCCGCAGCAGCGGATGGATCGCCCGCATCCTCAACCAACCAGACCCTGCCGCCCTACTCGCCCAGGCATTTCAGGTCGCCGGACGGCTCCCCGAGCCCGGCCACCGCATCGACCGCCGCACCCTGGTCCCCGGCGACCCCCATGCACTCGACGGAGGCCCGCTGCCCGCCCTGGTTCTCGCCCTCACCCAACACTCCGGCACGGTCCCGCGTCTGGGCTGGGAGCGGCTCGGCGTGGACTTCGACGACCTGATCGGCGGACTCATCGTCACAGGCGTCACACCCCGCGGTTGGCACGTCCCGCCCGGTGCAACGCTCACCCTGCCGCCGAGGGAACTCACGAACATCGCGTGGGCGCCGCCCCCAAAGCCAGATGCATGGGTCTTCGTCACGGAGAACCCCTCCGTGCTGGCCGCGGCGAGCACGCAACCTTCTGAGGACGACCGCACCCCAACACCGCCGCGGGTGATCTGTACCGCAGGCACTCCCTCATCGGCGGAATGCGCGGCAATAGGCGCCCTGCACCACGCCGGCTGGCGTGTCGCGGTCCGCGCGGACTTCGACCAAGCAGGCCTGGCGCACATGCGAGCCCTCCTGGCTGCAGCGCCTCAAGCCGTCCCATGGCGGATGAGCGCGGCTGACTACCTCGCCACCGCCCCGCAGGGCACCCTCGATCTGCGGCTTGAGGCGTCGGATGCCCCCTGGGACGTACATCTGGTGCCGGCGATGAAGGCGCGCTCCGCCTACACGTACGAGGAGGATCTTCTGCCAGCGCTCCTCGCCGACATCGCGGCGGGCGTGCCAGACACGGGCCTGCCATGA
- a CDS encoding UvrD-helicase domain-containing protein: MSFTPTEEQAAALKAFSDGDHLVIQAGAGTGKTSTLAFLAEQTGGRRGRYLAFNRAIAQDAATRFPASVQCKTAHSLAYGALGHRYRERLNSPRRPGWKVGQDLGLNTPARINGRDLLPATLSNTVLRTVARYCQSADTELAHHHVPQLRGLDTGEAHAELADLLLPYAAKAWDDLQNPQAGMVRFEHDHYLKMWALTDPALNTDYLLLDEAQDTNPVLEQIVLAQRERTQIVMVGDSAQAIYGWRGARDVMTGFQGHHLTLTRSFRFGPRLADEANRWLTLADAPIRLTASADIPTTIGPHTGRPDAVLCRTNIGAITEILTLLDANTPTALAGGGDALRALAQAARDLIQGRRTHHPELVLFTTWNELRDYAELDPAGADLQPFANLVDDHGPDAILNAVDRLVPETQAQVTVSTAHKAKGREWPHVRIAPDFTPPPDTDEVDSAGHPIPGPIDPDEARLAYVAVTRARHHLDLGGLSWIHQRPDGNPVYVADGRCAPHASTDHMASPQGPVAAAG, translated from the coding sequence ATGTCCTTCACCCCCACCGAGGAACAGGCTGCCGCCCTCAAGGCGTTCAGCGACGGCGACCACCTCGTCATTCAGGCCGGCGCCGGTACCGGTAAGACCTCCACCCTTGCCTTCCTCGCCGAACAAACCGGCGGCCGCCGCGGCCGTTACCTGGCTTTCAACCGGGCCATCGCCCAGGACGCGGCCACCCGCTTCCCCGCATCGGTGCAGTGCAAGACCGCTCACTCCCTGGCCTACGGTGCACTCGGCCACCGCTACCGCGAGCGCCTCAACAGCCCCCGCCGGCCCGGCTGGAAGGTCGGCCAGGACCTCGGCCTGAACACTCCCGCCCGTATCAACGGCCGCGACCTGCTGCCCGCCACCCTGTCCAACACGGTCCTGCGCACAGTGGCCCGCTACTGCCAGTCCGCCGACACCGAACTCGCCCACCACCACGTGCCACAACTACGCGGCCTCGACACCGGCGAGGCACATGCCGAACTCGCCGACCTCCTGCTGCCATACGCCGCAAAAGCCTGGGACGACCTGCAGAACCCCCAGGCAGGCATGGTGCGTTTCGAACACGACCACTACCTGAAGATGTGGGCCCTGACCGACCCCGCCCTCAACACCGACTACCTGCTCCTGGACGAGGCCCAGGACACCAACCCCGTCCTCGAGCAGATCGTCCTCGCCCAACGCGAGCGCACCCAGATCGTCATGGTCGGCGACTCCGCCCAGGCCATCTACGGCTGGCGAGGCGCCCGCGACGTCATGACCGGCTTCCAAGGCCACCACCTCACCCTGACCCGCTCCTTCCGCTTCGGCCCCCGCCTCGCAGACGAAGCCAACCGCTGGCTCACCCTCGCCGACGCCCCCATCCGACTGACCGCCAGCGCCGATATCCCCACCACCATCGGCCCCCACACCGGCCGCCCCGACGCCGTACTGTGCCGCACCAACATCGGCGCCATCACCGAAATCCTCACCCTCCTCGACGCCAACACCCCCACCGCACTCGCCGGCGGCGGAGACGCCCTGCGCGCGCTGGCCCAGGCAGCCCGCGACCTCATCCAGGGACGACGCACCCACCACCCCGAACTGGTCCTGTTCACCACCTGGAACGAACTGCGCGACTACGCCGAACTCGACCCCGCCGGCGCCGACCTCCAGCCGTTTGCCAACCTCGTCGACGACCACGGACCCGACGCCATCCTTAACGCCGTCGACCGACTCGTTCCCGAGACCCAGGCCCAGGTCACCGTCTCCACCGCGCACAAAGCCAAAGGCCGCGAATGGCCCCACGTGCGCATCGCCCCCGACTTCACCCCACCCCCCGACACCGACGAAGTCGACAGCGCCGGACACCCCATCCCCGGCCCCATCGACCCGGACGAAGCGCGCCTCGCCTACGTCGCCGTCACCCGGGCCCGCCACCACCTCGACCTCGGTGGCCTCTCCTGGATCCATCAGCGCCCTGACGGAAATCCCGTGTACGTGGCGGATGGTCGGTGTGCTCCGCACGCCAGCACGGACCATATGGCATCCCCTCAGGGGCCTGTGGCGGCAGCTGGTTGA
- a CDS encoding RHS repeat-associated core domain-containing protein: MNPLAFGMPSSGRAERHRHPWARRIAVVTGFILVPSLLTPLVTPASAAADPLGRPDLKDPKPAKVSPWTVKTNQKNADIVAKSAAADRKAAERARKDQSTTVTWPIGGAATLSMPGKGTAKAEPGKLPVTLAAPKPDKSKKQIKTADAVKVNVLDQKAATKLGVKGVALTVTGPAGGGKAQVGLDYSAFASAYGGDWAGRLQVLELPDCALKDPDKAKCRTRTPLEFTNHRSSQQLQTPLTFDADTNSASAKNSAPAAGETKVLALAAGDKSAAGSYKATPLASSSTWEAGGSSGTFTWSYPLRTPPAAAGPQPDLSISYNSGSVDGRTGNTNNQGTSLGEGFDITSSYIERKYGSCDDDDQADKFDLCWKYDNASLVLNGKATELVKDDTSGEWHLKNDDESTVKHHTGADNGDDGATDIDGKGEYWTVTTGDGTSYTFGLHKLPGAGTDERTKSTWTVPVFGDDEGEPGYKDGTTFSGRDKKQAWRWNLDLVEDTHNNAMTYWYEDETNNYDTLGNESTGTSYTRGGYLKEIRYGQKSGSLFSASPAASNKVTFTYAERCIAAGTGCDALTEDKRDNWPDVPFDVVCKDGDKCTGNTAPSFFTRKRMTGITTHAWNAASTATDKFEPVDNWTFKQLYLDPGDTGDSHDQSLWLDEIKHTGKRGTDLALDPVKFTHEFKPNRVDGTTDDILSLEKPRLKTVTSETGAQTIVTYMDADCIYGQTMPKVDDNTRRCYPVFWSPNGEKTPILDWFQKYPVASVSATDPRGGSQAVQHTYQYSGGGAWHYNEDPFTPAKERTWSSWRGYEKVTHLTGGSGTQQKTVTLYLRGMNGDRVLSADGKLPDKDKRKSVTMTGITAPAIDDHDRYAGFTRETVTYNGADEVSGTVNSVTSKKTATQHKSYADIEAYRVRVGAEHDRTRITSGSTATNRTRSTTYTYDDYGLADTVEDSGDKAITGDEKCTRTWYARNTDKGLTDLVSRTRTVAKTCATADSTLDLPDDSTRSGDIISDTATVYDDTTATTWSADQKPTKGDAVWTGRAKSYASGTPSWQKTATTSYDSLGRPLLVKDTDGKKVTDTTYTPAASGPLTSSTVANIKGHTATTDVDFATGNPVKAKDANDKITETEYDSLGRVTGIWLPNRSKVLKKSANYVFGYKVQSADMSWVSTGTLKGDGSGYNTSYMYYDSLLRPRQTQTPTPIGGRIVGLTLYDDRGLAISSQGDIWDKESAPAGDDAVQTEGSQAPVQTDTTYDGAGRATKTVTQHHGVTRWTTNTTYTGDKVAASTQAGGQATAVITNALGQTVERREYAGPKPEGTDYTTTTYTYTPAGQNKTVTGPDDAKWSYGYDLFGRQTTSTDPDKGTTNTWYDNLDRIDYSVDAENKKLLYGYDELSRKTGLWQTDKTAANKLAAWEFDTLAKGQQDSATRYVGGSAGKAYTQKVDSYDSLYQVTGSQLALPDDDELVKAGVPKTLSFSTSYRLDGTPSQQTEPAVAGLASEAVEYTYNATGQQLTSQGTTGYLQGAVLSPQGDLTQLSLGMQGGNAAKKAYLNYEYEKGTRRLARSFVTDDVHGYMPQELAFSQDEAGNVTSIFDGSTQGGTIKPDYQCFTYDGHRRLSEAWTPKTADCAATGRTTANIDGAAPYWTSYTYKKSGQRDTETQHAATSDTKTSYGYGTDKGQPHTLTRTETGAKTNTYTYYNTGDTKTRPGPTGQQSLDWNSEGKLAKLTEGAAETGYLYDASGELLIRRAKGDGDSILYLGGTEVRLTAKGTTKTLSGSRYYTANGQTIAVRTATSGVSGTKLSFLATDHHGTSSLALDAGTYAITKRYTSPFGTPRGTKATNWPDDKAFLGKPADTGTGLTHIGAREYDPATGQFISVDPLLSLDQHQSLNGYAYANNTPITSSDPTGLRGTCETEWDPSPCSKDDPNGDGNPDHGRPKPHQPYNSFSGGTAQADSASRIYQNGPSLGYGPNVDEYIQANQDHNAPSSPDIYDYKFWANAARDTARYFKENLGQSDECAKQAPLRCDVRSEGTVDVGGSLLAKSAAKTVFGRILEKIRPTQKAYPGTKLPKSFTIETTHGRSVWVHPNATKHIEEELRRAGRFKDMLTEDYLVGLYRSIDAATVNGIQYGHKAISHGWELIIVRPKGGQAGADPVLKHARIVME, translated from the coding sequence ATGAATCCCCTCGCCTTCGGCATGCCCTCATCGGGCCGGGCCGAGCGTCACAGACATCCCTGGGCCCGGCGCATCGCCGTGGTCACCGGCTTCATCCTGGTGCCCAGCCTGCTCACCCCCCTGGTCACCCCCGCCTCAGCGGCGGCAGATCCACTGGGCAGACCGGACCTGAAGGACCCCAAGCCCGCCAAGGTCTCCCCCTGGACGGTCAAGACCAACCAGAAGAACGCCGACATCGTCGCCAAGTCCGCTGCCGCGGACCGCAAGGCCGCCGAGCGCGCCCGCAAGGACCAGAGCACCACAGTGACCTGGCCTATCGGCGGCGCGGCCACGCTGAGCATGCCGGGCAAGGGCACGGCCAAGGCCGAGCCCGGAAAGCTGCCGGTGACGCTGGCGGCGCCGAAGCCGGACAAGTCCAAGAAGCAGATCAAGACCGCTGATGCGGTCAAGGTCAACGTGCTGGACCAGAAGGCCGCCACCAAGCTCGGCGTCAAGGGCGTCGCGCTGACCGTGACCGGGCCCGCGGGCGGCGGCAAGGCCCAAGTGGGCCTGGACTACTCGGCGTTCGCCTCCGCCTACGGCGGCGACTGGGCCGGCCGTCTGCAGGTCCTCGAGCTGCCCGACTGCGCGCTGAAGGACCCGGATAAGGCCAAGTGCCGCACCCGCACACCGCTTGAGTTCACCAACCACCGCAGCAGCCAGCAGCTGCAGACGCCTCTCACCTTCGATGCGGACACCAACTCGGCGTCGGCGAAGAACAGCGCACCAGCGGCAGGCGAAACCAAGGTCCTGGCGCTGGCGGCCGGTGACAAGTCCGCGGCCGGCAGCTACAAGGCGACCCCGCTGGCCTCCTCCTCCACCTGGGAGGCCGGCGGCTCCTCGGGCACCTTCACCTGGTCCTACCCGCTGCGCACCCCGCCCGCGGCGGCCGGCCCCCAGCCGGATCTGTCGATCTCCTACAACTCCGGCAGCGTGGACGGCCGTACCGGCAACACGAACAACCAAGGCACTTCGCTGGGTGAGGGCTTCGACATCACGTCGTCGTACATCGAGCGCAAGTACGGCTCGTGCGACGACGACGACCAGGCCGACAAGTTCGACCTGTGCTGGAAGTACGACAACGCCTCCCTCGTCCTCAACGGCAAGGCCACCGAACTGGTCAAGGACGACACCAGCGGCGAGTGGCACCTCAAGAACGACGACGAATCCACCGTCAAGCACCACACTGGCGCGGACAACGGCGATGACGGTGCCACCGATATCGACGGCAAGGGCGAGTACTGGACCGTCACCACCGGCGACGGCACCAGCTATACCTTCGGCCTGCACAAGCTCCCCGGCGCGGGCACGGACGAGCGCACCAAGTCCACCTGGACCGTGCCGGTCTTCGGTGACGACGAGGGCGAGCCCGGCTACAAGGACGGCACCACCTTCTCCGGTCGGGACAAGAAGCAGGCCTGGCGCTGGAACCTCGACCTGGTCGAGGACACCCACAACAACGCCATGACCTACTGGTACGAGGACGAGACCAACAACTACGACACCCTCGGCAACGAATCCACCGGCACCAGCTACACCCGCGGCGGCTACCTCAAGGAAATCCGCTACGGCCAGAAGAGCGGCTCCCTGTTCTCCGCCAGCCCCGCTGCATCCAACAAGGTCACCTTCACCTACGCGGAGCGCTGCATCGCCGCCGGAACCGGCTGCGACGCGCTCACGGAGGACAAGCGGGACAACTGGCCCGACGTGCCCTTCGATGTGGTCTGCAAGGACGGCGACAAGTGCACCGGCAACACCGCACCGTCGTTCTTCACCCGCAAGCGAATGACCGGCATCACCACCCACGCCTGGAACGCAGCCTCGACCGCGACCGACAAATTCGAGCCGGTCGACAACTGGACCTTCAAGCAGCTCTACCTCGACCCGGGCGACACCGGCGACTCCCACGACCAGTCGCTGTGGCTGGACGAGATCAAGCACACCGGCAAGCGCGGCACCGACCTCGCCCTGGACCCGGTGAAGTTCACCCACGAGTTCAAGCCCAACCGGGTCGACGGCACCACCGACGACATCCTCTCCCTCGAGAAGCCTCGCCTGAAGACGGTTACTTCCGAGACCGGGGCGCAGACCATCGTCACTTACATGGACGCGGACTGCATCTACGGGCAGACCATGCCCAAGGTCGATGACAACACCAGGCGCTGCTACCCCGTCTTCTGGTCCCCCAACGGCGAGAAGACCCCGATCCTGGACTGGTTCCAGAAGTACCCAGTCGCCTCCGTCTCCGCCACCGACCCGCGCGGCGGCTCCCAGGCCGTCCAGCACACCTACCAGTACAGCGGGGGCGGGGCCTGGCACTACAACGAAGACCCCTTCACCCCGGCCAAGGAACGCACCTGGTCCAGCTGGCGCGGCTACGAGAAGGTCACCCACCTGACCGGTGGCAGCGGCACCCAGCAGAAGACGGTGACGCTCTACCTGCGGGGCATGAACGGCGACCGCGTCCTGAGTGCCGACGGCAAGCTTCCGGACAAGGACAAGCGCAAGAGTGTCACGATGACCGGCATCACCGCCCCGGCCATCGACGACCACGACCGGTACGCCGGCTTCACCCGCGAAACGGTCACCTACAACGGTGCCGACGAGGTGTCCGGCACCGTCAACAGCGTCACCTCCAAGAAGACCGCCACTCAGCACAAGTCCTACGCCGACATTGAGGCCTACAGGGTCCGCGTCGGCGCCGAGCACGACCGCACCCGCATCACCTCCGGCAGCACAGCCACCAATCGCACCCGCAGCACCACCTATACCTACGACGACTACGGCCTGGCCGACACCGTCGAGGACAGCGGCGACAAGGCCATCACCGGCGACGAGAAGTGCACCCGCACCTGGTACGCCCGCAACACCGACAAGGGCCTCACCGACCTCGTCTCCCGTACCCGCACCGTCGCCAAGACCTGCGCCACCGCAGACAGCACCCTGGACCTGCCCGACGACTCCACCCGGTCCGGCGACATCATCTCCGACACCGCCACCGTCTACGACGACACCACCGCCACCACCTGGTCCGCCGACCAGAAGCCCACCAAGGGCGACGCGGTATGGACCGGCCGCGCCAAGTCCTATGCGAGCGGCACCCCCTCCTGGCAGAAGACCGCCACCACCAGCTACGACAGCCTCGGCCGTCCGCTGCTGGTCAAGGACACCGACGGCAAGAAGGTCACCGACACCACGTACACCCCGGCTGCGTCGGGTCCGCTGACCTCCAGCACGGTCGCCAACATCAAGGGCCACACCGCCACCACGGACGTGGACTTCGCCACCGGCAACCCGGTCAAGGCCAAGGACGCCAACGACAAGATCACCGAGACCGAGTACGACAGCCTCGGCCGCGTCACCGGCATCTGGCTGCCTAACCGGTCCAAGGTCCTGAAGAAGAGCGCCAACTACGTCTTCGGCTACAAGGTCCAGAGCGCCGACATGTCGTGGGTGTCCACCGGCACCCTCAAGGGCGACGGCTCCGGCTACAACACCAGCTACATGTACTACGACTCGCTGCTGCGCCCGCGTCAGACCCAGACCCCGACTCCGATCGGCGGCCGCATCGTCGGTCTGACCCTGTACGACGACCGCGGACTCGCCATCAGCTCCCAGGGCGACATCTGGGACAAGGAATCCGCGCCCGCCGGTGACGACGCGGTGCAGACCGAAGGTTCCCAAGCCCCGGTACAGACCGACACCACCTACGACGGCGCCGGCCGCGCCACCAAGACGGTCACCCAGCACCACGGCGTCACCCGCTGGACCACCAACACCACCTACACCGGCGACAAGGTCGCAGCCAGCACCCAGGCCGGCGGACAGGCCACCGCGGTAATCACCAACGCCCTTGGCCAGACAGTCGAGCGCCGCGAATACGCGGGTCCCAAGCCCGAGGGCACTGACTACACCACCACCACGTACACCTACACCCCCGCCGGCCAGAACAAGACCGTCACCGGCCCGGACGACGCCAAGTGGTCCTACGGCTACGACCTGTTCGGCCGCCAGACCACGTCGACTGACCCCGACAAGGGCACCACCAACACCTGGTACGACAACCTCGACCGCATCGACTACAGCGTCGACGCGGAGAACAAGAAGCTGCTCTACGGCTACGACGAGCTCAGCCGCAAGACCGGCCTGTGGCAGACCGACAAAACAGCCGCCAACAAGCTCGCCGCCTGGGAATTCGACACCCTCGCCAAGGGTCAGCAGGACAGTGCCACGCGCTACGTCGGCGGCTCCGCCGGCAAGGCCTACACCCAGAAGGTCGACTCCTACGACAGCCTCTACCAGGTCACCGGCAGCCAGCTGGCCTTGCCCGACGACGACGAGCTGGTGAAGGCCGGCGTCCCCAAGACCCTGTCATTCAGCACCAGCTACCGGCTCGACGGCACCCCCAGTCAGCAGACCGAGCCGGCCGTCGCAGGGCTCGCCTCCGAGGCCGTCGAATACACCTACAACGCCACCGGCCAGCAGCTCACCTCACAGGGCACCACCGGCTACCTGCAAGGCGCCGTGTTGTCCCCCCAGGGTGATCTGACGCAGCTCAGCCTCGGCATGCAGGGCGGCAACGCTGCGAAGAAGGCCTACCTCAACTACGAGTACGAGAAGGGCACCCGCCGTCTGGCCCGCTCATTCGTGACGGACGACGTGCATGGCTACATGCCGCAGGAGCTGGCCTTCAGCCAGGACGAGGCCGGCAACGTCACCTCCATCTTCGACGGCAGCACCCAGGGCGGCACCATCAAGCCCGACTACCAGTGCTTCACCTACGACGGCCACCGCCGCCTGAGCGAAGCCTGGACGCCCAAGACCGCCGACTGCGCCGCCACCGGCCGCACCACCGCCAACATCGACGGCGCCGCCCCGTACTGGACCTCGTACACCTACAAGAAGTCCGGCCAGCGGGACACCGAAACCCAGCACGCGGCCACCAGTGACACCAAGACCAGCTACGGCTACGGCACCGACAAGGGGCAGCCGCACACGCTGACCCGGACCGAAACCGGCGCAAAGACCAACACCTACACCTACTACAACACCGGCGACACCAAAACCCGCCCCGGCCCCACCGGCCAGCAAAGCCTGGACTGGAACAGCGAAGGCAAGCTCGCCAAGCTCACCGAAGGCGCCGCCGAAACCGGCTACCTCTACGACGCCTCGGGTGAACTCCTCATCCGCCGCGCCAAGGGCGACGGCGACAGCATCCTCTACCTGGGCGGTACTGAGGTCCGCCTCACCGCCAAGGGCACTACCAAGACCCTCAGCGGCAGCCGCTACTACACCGCCAACGGCCAGACCATCGCTGTTCGCACCGCAACCAGCGGAGTCAGCGGAACGAAGCTCAGCTTCCTCGCCACCGACCATCACGGCACCTCCAGCCTCGCCCTCGACGCCGGCACCTACGCCATCACCAAGCGCTACACCAGCCCCTTCGGCACCCCACGCGGAACGAAGGCCACCAACTGGCCCGACGACAAAGCCTTCCTCGGCAAACCCGCCGACACCGGAACCGGTCTCACCCACATCGGCGCCCGCGAATACGACCCCGCCACCGGCCAGTTCATCAGCGTCGACCCACTACTCAGCCTGGATCAGCACCAATCCCTTAACGGCTACGCCTACGCCAACAACACCCCGATCACCTCGAGCGACCCCACCGGCCTGCGCGGGACGTGCGAGACGGAATGGGACCCCAGCCCCTGCTCGAAGGACGACCCAAACGGCGACGGCAACCCCGACCACGGCAGACCCAAGCCACACCAGCCCTACAACAGCTTCAGTGGCGGCACAGCCCAGGCGGACAGCGCTAGCAGGATCTACCAAAACGGCCCCTCCCTCGGCTACGGGCCCAACGTCGACGAATACATCCAAGCCAACCAAGACCACAATGCGCCGTCGTCTCCTGACATCTACGACTACAAGTTCTGGGCGAATGCAGCGCGCGATACTGCCCGTTACTTCAAGGAGAATCTCGGACAGTCGGACGAGTGCGCCAAACAGGCGCCCCTAAGGTGCGATGTACGTTCTGAGGGTACGGTAGATGTTGGCGGCTCACTCCTTGCGAAATCTGCAGCAAAGACCGTCTTTGGTAGGATCCTTGAGAAGATTCGCCCAACCCAGAAGGCTTATCCTGGGACAAAGCTCCCAAAATCATTCACGATTGAGACGACTCACGGCCGTAGTGTCTGGGTCCACCCGAATGCAACAAAGCACATCGAGGAAGAGCTGAGACGGGCAGGACGGTTCAAGGATATGTTGACCGAGGACTATCTGGTAGGGCTGTACAGATCGATTGACGCGGCAACGGTGAACGGTATCCAGTACGGCCACAAGGCCATCAGTCACGGCTGGGAACTGATCATTGTGCGACCCAAGGGCGGACAAGCAGGCGCTGATCCTGTTCTCAAACATGCACGAATCGTGATGGAGTGA
- a CDS encoding helix-turn-helix transcriptional regulator yields MTIFPPPDPDPTALRESLARLRAQRGWSYDQLAAHSGLSRRTLIEIEQGRTVGTLATWHALAHAFGIPMGTLLDPLCTGHEPPSGER; encoded by the coding sequence GTGACGATCTTCCCGCCGCCGGACCCGGACCCGACGGCACTGCGCGAGTCCCTCGCCCGCCTGCGCGCGCAGCGCGGCTGGAGCTACGACCAACTCGCCGCGCACAGCGGCCTGTCCCGGCGCACCCTCATCGAGATCGAGCAGGGCCGCACCGTCGGAACACTGGCCACTTGGCACGCCCTCGCCCACGCCTTCGGTATCCCGATGGGAACCCTCCTCGACCCCTTGTGCACCGGTCACGAACCTCCGTCTGGCGAACGCTGA